One Ranitomeya variabilis isolate aRanVar5 chromosome 5, aRanVar5.hap1, whole genome shotgun sequence DNA window includes the following coding sequences:
- the LOC143774046 gene encoding histone H2A type 1-like yields MSGRGKQGGKVRAKAKTRSSRAGLQFPVGRVHRLLRKGNYAERVGAGAPVYLAAVLEYLTAEILELAGNAARDNKKTRIIPRHLQLAVRNDEELNRLLGGVTIAQGGVLPNIQAVLLPKKTESSKKSK; encoded by the coding sequence ATGTCTGGACGCGGCAAACAAGGAGGGAAGGTCCGTGCTAAAGCCAAGACCCGCTCATCCCGGGCAGGACTGCAGTTCCCGGTTGGTCGTGTGCATAGACTTCTCCGCAAGGGTAACTATGCTGAGAGGGTGGGCGCCGGTGCTCCGGTCTATCTGgctgctgtgctggagtatctgaccgCTGAGATCCTGGAATTAGCCGGCAATGCCGCCCGGGACAACAAGAAGACCCGCATCATCCCCCGACACCTGCAGCTGGCCGTGCGCAATGACGaggagctgaacaggctgctgggtgGGGTGACCATCGCCCAGGGGGGCGTCCTGCCCAACATCCAGGCCGTGCTGTTGCCCAAGAAGACTGAGAGCAGCAAGAAGAGCAAGTGA
- the LOC143775167 gene encoding histone H2B 1.1-like: MPDPAKSAPAAKKGSKKAVTKTQKKDGKKRRKTRKESYAIYVYKVLKQVHPDTGISSKAMGIMNSFVNDIFERIAGEASRLAHYNKRSTIFLLNLTGALNVLADIPDITHHLLCKQLKAHGQYAPKE, translated from the exons ATGCCTGATCCTGCCAAGTCTGCACCAGCAGCCAAGAAGGGCTCCAAGAAAGCTGTGACCAAGACTCAGAAGAAGGATGGTAAGAAGCGGAGGAAGACCAGGAAGGAGAGCTATGCCATCTATGTGTACAAGGTGCTGAAGCAGGTCCACCCTGACACCGGCATCTCCTCCAAGGCCATGGGCATCATGAACtcctttgtcaatgacatctttgAGCGCATAGCAGGGGAAGCCTCCCGCCTGGCTCACTACAACAAGCGCTCCAccata TTTCTCTTAAATCTCACTGGAGCTCTGAACGTTCTTGCTGATATTCCTGATATTACACACCATttgctctgcaaacagctgaaggcACATGGTCAATATGCTCCCAAAGAATGA
- the LOC143774047 gene encoding histone H4, producing MSGRGKGGKGLGKGGAKRHRKVLRDNIQGITKPAIRRLARRGGVKRISGLIYEETRGVLKVFLENVIRDAVTYTEHAKRKTVTAMDVVYALKRQGRTLYGFGG from the coding sequence ATGTCTGGTCGTGGCAAAGGAGGGAAAGGTCTGGGGAAGGGCGGTGCGAAGCGACACAGGAAGGTTCTCCGCGATAACATCCAGGGCATTACCAAGCCTGCCATCCGTCGTCTCGCTCGCAGGggaggcgtcaagcgcatctcTGGCCTCATTTACGAGGAGACTCGCGGTGTCCTGAAAGTTTTCTTGGAAAATGTGATccgtgacgccgtcacctacaccgagcatgccaagaggaagaccgtcaccgccaTGGATGTGGTGTACGCGCTGaagcgccagggccgcactctctacggcttcggaggttaa